Proteins encoded by one window of Puntigrus tetrazona isolate hp1 chromosome 25, ASM1883169v1, whole genome shotgun sequence:
- the ciao2a gene encoding cytosolic iron-sulfur assembly component 2A — protein sequence MELVSGLLSRVWLLAGLSDATDDKRSKKMEEKALEVYDVIRTIRDPEKPNTLEELDVVTEKCVEVQELGDDEYLIIIKFSPTVPHCSLATLIGLCLQVKLQRCLPFKHKLEIYITEGTHSTEEDINKQINDKERVAAAMENPNLREIVEQCVTELDD from the exons ATGGAGCTCGTGTCCGGTCTGCTGAGCCGAGTCTGGCTGTTAGCGGGTCTCTCTGACGCGACGGATGATAAGAGAAGCAAGAAGATGGAGGAAAAAGCGCTGGAGGTGTACG ACGTGATTCGGACGATCCGTGACCCGGAGAAGCCCAACACTCTGGAGGAGCTGGACGTGGTGACGGAGAAGTGTGTGGAGGTCCAGGAGCTCGGAGACGACGAGTATCTGATCATCATCAAGTTCTCTCCAACCGTCCCGCACTGCTCTCTGGCCACTCtgatag GCCTGTGCTTACAAGTCAAGCTCCAGCGCTGCCTGCCCTTCAAACACAAG CTGGAGATCTACATAACCGAGGGAACGCACTCGACCGAGGAGGATA TTAACAAGCAGATCAATGATAAGGAGCGCGTGGCGGCTGCTATGGAGAACCCCAACCTGCGGGAGATCGTGGAGCAGTGCGTGACCGAACTGGACGACTGA